The sequence below is a genomic window from Anomalospiza imberbis isolate Cuckoo-Finch-1a 21T00152 chromosome 17, ASM3175350v1, whole genome shotgun sequence.
GTTCTGCCTGAGTCATGTGGATATTTGTGATTCAGAAATACTTGGCtgtggtattaaaaaaaacaaaatagcaaACTAACACGTTGCAATTGGAATTGCTCAAATCCAGTTCTGGTGCTGTGGTGCTGTCCATGCATTTatgcctggagaggaggagatgggagtAAGTCATCTGTCACCGTGATGTTTGTAGCCAGAGGAGCTCAGGCATGACAGAACATTAGGCTGTTTATAATGCCCTTCTCCTAAATGTCCTcatcaggcaaaaaaaaaaaaaaaaaaaaaaaaaaaaatctcaagctgaaatatttggaataagaaaagtttaaaatgtTTAACTTGTTTTCCAGCCTGAGTCTTTTCTTTGTAGTCTGAAGAATGACATAAATCTAGATGTTAATCATCAACTGTAGAATAGTTTAGAGAGAATGAATTAATGAAAGTGACACAAAGTTTCTTTGTTCCTGAGATTAGTCTCATCTGGAGGAAACAAAGGTTCTCGAGTGTCTCCAGCTCAGGTATAAACTCAAATAATCAGCTGACAAATAATAGCTGTTAGACTTTTTACCTATTGTGGTTAATGGTAACTGATAGGAAACTTCTCtactaatttatttctaaacTGCTGCTGTAGAGCTAATGCTGATTCCCGCATTTCTTTTCTGGATGATGATGGTCTTGCTTCTTGCCTCTTTCCTCCAAAACATAACTCCACAACAAGTGCTATGGCTTCCTCAAGGCTGAAAGGATAGTATAGAATAGATTTATTTCCTCCAGGACATGAAAAGATGGTTGCAGAGCAATTAGGCTACAGTGCTGAGGTGTTAGAGCTTCCATGTGAAAAattggttttgctttggtttttagcAAATATTTGTTAGATTTAAGAATATATGGTCAAAAGTATGAGGCTAGCATATGGAAAAATTAATCCTACACTTACTGCTTTTGTAAAACTTCAAGTATTTGAACATATGCAAATCTGGAAGTGGCTCTTTCAGTGAAGTCAGTGCAGCTCACTAACCCAGCTTCTTTCCTTTAATACGGGGTCCTTTTTCAAAATGGGGGGGACACTTTTGGATCCAGCTTGTTAGTTcaatttatgatttttttttttccatgtagtTACAAGAAGACCCAGGAAACCCTTTCCCAGGCAGGACAGAAGACTTCAGCAGCCCTTTCCAATGTAGGTTCTGTTATCAGCAGGAAGCTTGGTGACATGAGGTAAGATTTCTGCTTTGCACTCCGGGGCTTTGATCTTGGTTTCAAACAGGAATGGGACTTTAGACAATAACTAGgctttcttccatttttctgcTTAGTTGGCAGCACGTTGCTGTTGATGGACTGCCACCTTCTGTGTGGCCCTGTGCATTGTAGTTTAGGACAGATTGATCTCTTACTGAAGACTTACTGAGGGGATAAGCCTGTTCTAAAGCATTTAAGTTTGGTTTAGGAGAGCCGACCAAACATTTTTAGCAGCTTTTCCCCTTTTACCATCACGTGCATTCACTGCAGCTTTTATATCATATGTAAGAAATTAGAATTAAAATttcccttttccatttcttACTGGATTGTGGAGGTGTGTTTTCTCAGTGTAACTGCTTTGGATTAGAGAAGGGTTATCCCTCCTGTTCTCTGTtatgattaaaaagaaaaagggaaaagtctGTTTGCTGCATTCCATGTGGTTTCAAGCCCTGGGTGTTGACATTCCATGAGAAGGGCAGCGTGTCTTCCAGGCACAGTTATGTCATGTTGGTTGGAAAATATCAATTGATTCAGAAGATTATGACAACATGAAAAATTTTTTCTGTGGTTGGGCTTATCTCCATTCCTTAAGTAGATGACCACTGAAATAATTGCAAATTTCAACCTCTCCAAACTGGCAGGAGGGACAGGCTCTCCTGGCTGAGGTTCTTGCTCTGTGAGATTCTCAGCTGTACAAAGCCCAAGCTTAGAATTGGTGATTTACCTGCTCCTCGGGTAAACTTAAAGCTAAAGATTTAAACTAAAGATTTATACAGAACTTTAAGCTAAAGATTTCTTCTCCACTGGTGGTAACATCCACATTTTTCATGCAGAGTCCATTGACCACGTTTTTCTTGGATTTGAGAGCTAATTCTGGATGTACAGCCTGTCTAGGTTACTAAGGAGGAATTTTTAGAGCTTGTATTTAACATGCTTTCTCAGACCTTGGATTGAATGGGTAGCTGTCATTCTTTGTAGGGAATTTCCTATTCCACTGTGGCTGGGAGTATCTGAGTGGTAAGAACTTGTTGGCTTCTGATCACATAGTACTGATTTATTCTGGTTCTGTCCTCAGTGAGTTAGTTACTGTGTTCCTGGAGGgtattttttggtgttttcagAAGCTCACATCTCTGAATCTGGCAGAGGACTAGCTGGCTTCCTACCCTTTCCAGCATTCAAGTTGTaacttttctttcctggaaacTCCCTAGTCTGATGGAAAAAGAGACTTTCATGTAATCACAGCAGATACTGGCACATGATGTGGTGGGAACACATTTTGCCAAACTGATAAATGAACTTGGGGCCTGGTTTCTGCAGTCTGGCTGGGCTATTGCAGCAAAGGAGTGGGAACTGTGCTTTTTTTGGGACCACACGGGGAACTCCTGAACTGGGGTTGCCACAGGCAGAAGCTGTTTTGACAGGCTTGGTCCTGCCTGTCGTTTTTGAGTTGGGAGAATGCAGGTCACGCAGCTGCTGAAATGCTTGTGCCATCCCAGGAGCAGGTGATGGAGGGAGGGGATACTGGGGTGCTTTCCTGATGGCAGAGCTGGCCTGGCACAGTCACTGGCACAGCTGGCCACGTACTCAGCTGGCCCGGGCACGAGCCAGGCCTTTGCAGCAAGGGTTTTTCTCAGCTTCAACATCTGCATTCCTTTTTATAGCTGATACCTTGGGTGAGGTGTTATGAAATACAGGCAGCTTCTGTTTTATCATTTGGGAATCCCTGCCAAAGTTATTTCAGCAGGATTTGTATATGTGGCCCTGCGGGGGAACacagtaatgatttttttttgagacttTTAGTTTTTCTCTGCATATATAAACAGACTTCTAACTCCTGTGCTGCATCCAAGCCTTCCTGTTTCTGATACTGAAGAAGGTTTAACTCTGAGCATAAGGTTTTGCAGGAGCTGTCCCACTtttcacctgtgccaggtgaaCTCTGGTGTTCTGACATGTGATCAGAGCTGACGAGGAGTGAAGTCTGTTGTATTGCTGTGATCACTGCTCTGAACCAGGGGGATGATCTCTGTTCCCAGAGAATCTGTCTTACAGGCCTTGTAGCCTACACTGACCTCCATTACTGTACtctggttttttccttcttacacTATAAATTCACTTGTAAAGCGAGTTTACtttccagcactggaggtgtTGAGATAACAGAGGGGATTTCCTTGTTTAGTCAGCCTTCACCGGATGATAAATGCAAGGAAGACCTGATGAATGGAACAGAGCCTCCAATACACCAAGGGCGTGGGCCTAATTCCATTAAAAATGCTTGGAccaaattgtttttaaatacaagtAACATATTAAATCTTTAGACTTGCTGTATTCTGgtcaaaataattttggtgtGTGGATTGTAACCTTGGGAAGTTAATGCTGTAACTGTGTGCTTGCTGCATTAATGCTCTACTGGATTGCTCTGAGGGGAGGAAATGTACTTAGTGGGTGGGATTTTTTCAAATCTTGGTCTGTTCAGATGTCTCTGTTATCTCCACCTACAGTTAAAAAGTAAATTGGCTTTTAGACATTCTGTTCCTGCATTTTACTGATGCCAGTAAACTGCAAAATtggaagtgttttctttttgttgctttgtGGGTTTGTGTCCACCTGTGCACTTCATGGTGTCTGATGAAGTTTGCTGCTGTACATAATCCTACGAGCAAATTCATTATGAAATGTTAGCCTGAACCCAAAGTGCCTGCAGATTCTGGAATTTATGTAAACTTTCAATCCTTATGGAGGGAGGAAAAGGGTTACTGCTAGGTCCATGCCAAGATACTGAGCAAGGAACCAGTGCTTGTGGTATTCTGTATGGAGCAGCATGGTGCATGGATTTGTCATCTGTGTTGTTCCCCATTAAGCAAGAGTGAGTAGAAAGTTAATTTATTTCACATGCAAAGGCAGCATTTCAAGGCATCTGCCCTGCCAAAAAGAGGTGACTTGGATATATGGGGAAgtgaaagcacagagcccaacACCTTCGCTCTGGCTGTCAGGAAAAGCCCTTGTACTCATTGCCAAGTACTTCACATCCAGCTTGCCATGACTGCTTCCTACTGcagaagaattatttttaagtgGAATAAAACACTGCTCTGGCAGGAGAAGCTACTTTAGAGCATCCTGGTAATCTTCCTAATAGAAGTAGGAAACCTCAGCCTGTTGTTTCAGACTGCTGAGATGCTACTGCATTGCAAAATGCCATCTTAAAAATGGGCAACCAAGTTACAGGGTAAACACGATACCTTTAATCTTATCTTTAATAACCTGCAGTGCATTTGTTCTCTGAACTGTATCTTTGAGATTTGCAGGCTTGGCAAGATAAAGTGCAGGTATCAATTGCAGGTTTGCCCTTACTCAAGTCCTCACAAGAAGTCTGAGCAATGCTGTCTTTGTATGAGAGACcacagggggaaatgggggaaggAGGTATCTAAGCCAATATAGCTGGTGCTTGGTAAAACCTtcagtttaggaaaaaaaaaagcttaaaaaaacatGTGGATGGGGTTAGgtaaaatgttttggttttctgttgCACATCtactccttcccctccccagccaAGTTCTAAGTTGATGTAGATGCTGTTAATGCTCTTTGAGAAACATCTTAGCTTGTCTGGAGTtaatgaaaagcatttttttggttgcttctgtgatttattttgaGAGGCTTCCTCCTGGGTGGTTGACTTTGCTGTCCCATGATTCTGTGACCGTGTCCCTGCGTTTGGTGTTTAGCTCTGCGCAAGTTTCTGAccattccttcctttttctctctgctgcccGTGGCCTCTCCCAGGGCTCACTCCATCTCACATTCCCTTAGGTAAGATACTCTTCAAGGCTCTAAAAGAGCATTTgtttctgtgccaggccctTGCAGAATTTAAAGGAGAAGCTGGTTATTTAAGCCTTGCCTAAACTTTTGACACAGATTGAGAAATCTACCACAAACCAATGCCCTGGGATTGACTTCTGTATCACAGTTGCAGTTAAATACTGGCTATCCTGTGCCTGGGAAACTAAATTCGGGGCTGCAGCTGTTAAATACGGGGCGAGAGGGCTGGCTCCTAGCACTTGGGTtgcccacagcagcctgtgTGTGGACAGTGAGTGCTTCAGACCCGGGGTTAGGCTGCTTTTTGCACGGTGTCAAATTGTCGTTAACTTTTTCCTCCTTGTCCCGAATGCTTCCGAGCAGCGGCTACTCCATCCGCCACTCGATAAGTATGCCAGCCATGAGGTAATGTAGCACATGCCTGTGTCTCctgagtggggctggggggaggacAGCTGCCTCCATCACTGATGGAGGGTTTGTTCTGACTTGGACAAGCAGCTCCTTTCTCGAGCAGGCCCCTCTCCGAGCATGGATTAACCACAGCCTGCAGTTTGACTATTTAAAGGGTTTTTTAGTATCTCTTAAGGTCATTAGCACCTGTCTTTTTTTGGACTAAGTGAAGTGTTGCACCTGTACCAAAGTCTGGTTGAAGCTTGCAACTTTCAGAGGTCCCTGAAGGGCAGTATTGCAGTTCTGCCACAATGTATGGCACAGCCATTGCTGACACCGAGGTGAATCCTAACGGGAACCCtctcctcagccttccctcacGGTGCCTTAGCTGGTGATCTCCATGCAGGAGAAATgactgccagggctggacaagcccacAGAACTCTCTCTGTTCATCCTCTTTCCAGATCAGCAGATGTTATTTTATGTCTGCAAATCTAAAGCAATTCCTTGGAACAAAAATAACTGAGATGAGGCGAGTCATCTCCCGGCGCTCCCGCAGCCTGGCCCgggggagcagctctgtgcgTAAAACTGCCTGGTCTGGATGCTCAGCACAGAGCACTCCCTGAAATCCTTCGCCAGCGAAAGCAGCTTGTTGGGCTGCCAAACAACCGACCTGGTTTTCTTTGCTAGAAATATGAAATGCTCTGATTAATTTATTAAGCTGTGATTTTTGTGAGCATTTCCTGATGCAAACGATCACGCCTGTAGAAATAAAACTGCTGATAGGTGCGGGTACATggcccttccccttcctccccatgGGATGTGATATAGGAAAATGAAGCCTTTGTTTTAAACCTTTCTCAGCTTTCCCTTTCCattatttaaagcaaaatatttttagttagAAGTTTTTTACAGCTGagagctgttttcttttctacttaaatgtGCCTTGATTCCCCAGTAAACTAGGACTTCTTTCCCTCAACACTTTAGCTTGAGCAATTGAACAGACTGCACGTGGTATAAATGTTTTCCTTAGGAGTTTGGATGTGGTGTTCATGCCTAGTGTGCCTGAGAGATTTGTGCCAAAGGCTGGGTGATTCTGGGTGATGGTGTCACTGCAGGGGAATGGCCACAGAGCCCAGTCACACTGTGCCATTTGATATGGTTAAGAGCTAACATGtcttgattttttgtttttttctcccctcttcttTCTTCAAGGAATTCTGCTACCTTCAAGTCCTTTGAAGATAGAGTTGGGACCATAAAGGTAACAGTCTGCTTTGTCTTGTAAACACAGTGTGAAGCCCTTGTGCAGAAACTTTAATTTCTGCAATGTTTTTCTTGTAGACTAGTATTCGGGCAAATGGCCTCTCAGATATGTGAAGTCTTGGCTACAGTAGGTGACCTCGACAAGGGGGAATTGACTTGGTATTCCCAGTGCTGCTTTCTTGTTGTCCTCACTCTCTTCTCTCCTTCCAGTCCCGAGTGGTgggcagcagggaaaacagTACTGACGGCCTCCACTCCCCCTCTGGAGCTGGGGACAAGACTCCACAAGACAACGCTCCCTTCTAGGCCTGGATGTGGCTTTGCACAGCTGTGCACAACTGGAAGAGCCCCCTCCCTCCCAAACCTTCACCACAGCAACAACATGCGAAT
It includes:
- the TPD52L2 gene encoding tumor protein D54 isoform X13 → MESANQDINLNSPNKGLLADAMTDVPVDNAARSAAPEGLTLAEEEELRAELAKVEEEIGTLRQVLAAKERHCGELKRKLGLTPLDGLKQNLSKSWHDVQVSNAYKKTQETLSQAGQKTSAALSNVGSVISRKLGDMRAHSISHSLSGYSIRHSISMPAMRNSATFKSFEDRVGTIKSRVVGSRENSTDGLHSPSGAGDKTPQDNAPF
- the TPD52L2 gene encoding tumor protein D54 isoform X10 — its product is MESANQDINLNSPNKGLLADAMTDVPVDNAARSAAPEGLTLAEEEELRAELAKVEEEIGTLRQVLAAKERHCGELKRKLGLTPLDGLKQNLSKSWHDVQVSNAYKKTQETLSQAGQKTSAALSNVGSVISRKLGDMREFPIPLWLGVSEWAHSISHSLSGYSIRHSISMPAMRNSATFKSFEDRVGTIKSRVVGSRENSTDGLHSPSGAGDKTPQDNAPF